A region from the Rosa rugosa chromosome 6, drRosRugo1.1, whole genome shotgun sequence genome encodes:
- the LOC133716335 gene encoding uncharacterized protein LOC133716335: MREEGWDDLVRNVESFCEKHDIDMPDMNARYKDGTGRGCQQRGFITVEHHYHIDVFNALVDFQLSELNRRFSDQTSELLILSSTLDPRDNFRNFKTEDACNLAKKFYPEDFVDNEMFALELECAYYEKDMRSDPKFQNLESISDLCRMLVQTRKSEFFPMLYRLICLVLTIPVSTATTERAFSAMNIIKNKLRNKMEDEFLGDCMVLHIDKEYAESIDNESVIKDFEASGTRRVRVRFS, from the coding sequence ATGAGAGAAGAAGGTTGGGATGACTTGGTAAGAAATGTAGAATCTTTTTGTGAAAAGCATGATATTGATATGCCTGATATGAATGCTCGTTATAAGGATGGTACAGGTCGTGGTTGCCAACAAAGAGGTTTCATTACAGTTGAGCATCATTACCATATAGATGTCTTCAATGCTTTAGTTGATTTTCAGTTGAGTGAGTTGAATAGAAGATTCTCAGACCAAACATCTGAACTTCTTATACTTAGTTCAACCTTGGATCCTCGTGATAACTTCAGGAATTTTAAAACTGAAGATGCATGCAATCTTGCAAAGAAGTTTTATCCTGAAGATTTTGTTGATAATGAAATgtttgctctagaattagagtGTGCATATTATGAGAAAGATATGCGTAGTGATCCAAAGTTCCAGAATTTGGAATCCATTTCTGATTTGTGCAGAATGTTGGTTCAAACAAGGAAGTCAGAATTTTTCCCTATGCTTTATAGATTGATTTGTCTAGTTTTGACTATTCCTGTTTCTACGGCGACCACTGAAAGAGCATTTTCAGCTATGAACATCATTAAGAATAAACTTAGAAACAAGATGGAAGATGAGTTTCTTGGTGATTGTATGGTCCTTCACATTGATAAGGAATATGCTGAATCTATTGACAATGAATCGGTGATAAAAGACTTTGAAGCTTCTGGAACTCGTAGAGTTAGAGTTAGATTTAGTTAG
- the LOC133714383 gene encoding protein WUSCHEL-like has translation MEPQTQQPTEDGGSNKAAGSSANMFCRRSSTRWTPTTYQIRILKELYYNKGVRSPNAEQVQRICLQLKRYGKIEGKNFFYWFANYKAREKQRKRSISDVHVPMQRSGFVGNGTNWKPEDKYINFGSSASASSAGVIAFNGQMGNYGGYGSMNMEIETLPLLHGEDIFGNMKTTSD, from the coding sequence atggaaccacaaacccagcaaccaaccgaggatggaggaagcaacaaagcagccgggagtagtgctaacatgttTTGTAGGCGGAGCAGTaccaggtggactcccactacatatcagataagaatcctcaaggagctttactacaacaagggagttaggtccccaaatGCAGAGCAagttcagaggatctgtctccagctgaaacggTATGGAAAGATCGAGGGCAAGAACTTCTTTTACTGGTTTGCGAACTACaaggctcgggagaagcagaggAAGAGATCCatttcggatgttcatgtgcccatgcaaagatcagggttTGTTGgtaatggtaccaattggaaacctgaggataagtatattaacttcggatcttctgcatctgcttcttcagctggtgtgattgcttttaacgggcaaatggggaactatggtggttatggatccatgaacatggagattgaaacccttcctctgttgcACGGTGAAGACAtttttggcaacatgaagactacttccgat